The Solea solea chromosome 15, fSolSol10.1, whole genome shotgun sequence genome segment TTCACATCACGTCCGGTGTGAATGCAGCATAATCCTGTACTGAACAGACTTTTAAAGCCCTCTTTGTCTTTGCACAAAGGGCCGTGTCATCTCCATCTAAGAACCATGATGTTGCAATCTTGAATGAGCTCAGGCCCAACAAAAATAACGGAAACCAATGTGTTAATTAATGACCAAACTGTTGATTACTCATTTCAAGTGTGATTAATGACATTTTTCCTCAAACATCATCATCCATGCTGTTATAGCAATAGCCTATGCAGTATGTTTTCAGGCTTTAGTGAAGTGAACTCAGTGTTGGAAGTGTTTCACATGGATTTGGATTTGTGCTGAAACCATACAGTGTGGCACAGATCTATTTTGTTTGCCAAACATTTATCATGTTGAGTGTGAAGAAGAGGGTCCAAACCAAAGCCTCTCTCGTGTTCTTGGTGCTACCATGCAACGCAGAAAAACGCATTAGAGAAATACATCATCTGGGAAAAGGGCACATCTCGTCAGCAGTGGGTCTTACAGGTTTGCTGGGGGTGTTGAAATGAGGCTGTGTTCTGCAAGACCTTATGTGGGCCAAGAAGATGTTCCCATCTGTGGTCACAGGTACCACATGGCTTCTGATTATTCCATTGAGTGTTggtgcaaaacacacacaaacatgttgatTAGCAGGACAGGACAGACACCGTAACACACTGTTTGTTCTCACCACAGCATaaacaacaagtaaacaacatCCTGGCATCACgacaggaaaacacaaagaagggaAATGTCAGGAAAGGGAATGAGAAACAAGCGAGGGGAGCTACTGAGCTACGTCAGTTGCACTGGCAGTGAACCACAGTGTTCTGGACAGTCTGTGTGAGAGCTGCACTTTTTGGCATGGACAATGGGACATTGGCCAActtacacacactcagactatatacatacatgcaatTCAACCTATGTTTACCATCATTCTGGCTGGCTTGTTTGGcttgaatgtgtatgtgtatgcgtgtgtgagtgtgggccACAGATGGTTGAGGGAAACTCGGAGAACTCACCTACTGAGACTGTGAATGTAACACTTCCgacacacacaactctctctctctctaaacctctctctctttatcgcTCTCACGGATCAGCAGCTCACCTGTGGAGAATGGCTTCTGCTTCCTCTCAGGGAGAAGCTGGGCAAGCTTTCACACTCACGCGTGTACAGCTGTCCCCTTAAGGACTCCACATCgagtttccattcatttggacaaatcTTAAACAAAGTTAATAACCCAGTTAAtatctaactctaaccttaactaaaccacaattcaaatattagccctaaaCCTAAGCAGATCCTGTTCAGTCCAGTTCTGGTTGTGAGgatcatatatacatacaagtacacacacacacacacacacacaatagacaTTGAAAATGACAGTTTCCACAGTTTGAATCTATATCTATAGATTCAAACTGAATCTATAGATATTCAGCTGTATGTATATTGATGTTATAACTACCAGTTTAATGCTTGTTTAATGCCagtaaaatggtaaatggtctgtatttatatagcacttctagtcttggtgaccactcaaagctgctttacaaggATACATTAGACTAGTGGAGTAACATTCTTCTAATTGAATGTACTACAGTGgtagaacattttaaatggaaaacaataatgtggatGCTGTTGTGTATGAGAAACTGACACCAGTGTCATCTACAGGTATAAGGATGCAGGGGAGGAGATGGGCTTTTAATTCCTGTGGGAATACAGAGATTTGCATCTTGTTATGACACCTAATGCCACCTCCATTTTTCACCTCAACACTCTTCAATGATGTGAATGTTTCAGGTCAGATGTCCCAAAGCAAAAAGAAATGAGTCAGTGGCTCCaatctttttgtcaaattattctgttggaaaaaaaaattggacGACCCAGTtccaaaaatgaacaaaagcgTCTTAAATAAAGCAAACTAACGTggagcagaaacacagagatCAGACCGGGAAGACATGAAAACCACGGAATAAAAACCAGTGCAGCAAACAGACTGAAAtgtgacatgagacaaatcaACCAAGAAACTGGGGAGCACAGAGATTACATACATAGGGAGGCAGGGATAATTAGACACAGGTGAGGCTaataaaacacaggtgaaagCCAGGTAAAACCCGTTAGGGCGGGGCTGATGTGAACACGGtgaagacaggacaggaagcacAACTCGACAAGGTACACTCaaggaaacatttcaaaataaaacaggagacaaggaacagaacaaaaaaacccagaaagaacaaaacagacaagtgtccacacaaagagtGCATGGATAAATTCAGCGCTCGTGACACTATTACTattgtcgtttttgtcaggcttccttcttcttacgaatgataggtgatgagttgatggtgtagaaagaacccctcagacacaagactcgtaccgaacaaaagggattttatttggttaagtcaagcatcagaccgagcgctgcagcagctcgggagaatgttcttgccgaatctccgaacaattctgcctgctTAGGAGCAGGTACCTATACTTTTAAGGGTTTCTCTAACATCCTTATCTCAAACCCCACATTTGACGGTTCCCCCTTTTCCTGGGAAACAAGTTGTGACAGCTcattctatacataatcatgaTCGTACATCTTAGAGTGCTCAGGTTTTGACATCGGTGCCATTCAGTCAACACAGGAAGCATCTGCGCTTCTTTTACAAGCATTGTTTTCAGGTCTGGCATACAGACTTCTGTTGTACCCAGATTGTAGGGGATGCAAAGTCAACTCTCTCATGAGGAAGTTGCTGTTTACTTCTCAATGCACATCTCTAACACAGTCTAGTCAAACTAGCTGAGTCAGATACTACACTATTTTATAATTCACAACATGTGTGTCCAGGACATGAAAACAATATTGGCCTGTCACTTCTACATCACTAGAttcctgtaaaataaataaacacagatgtttCTCAGTATTCTGCTGTACTTCAATTTGTGGTTCTCTATTATCAGCagcctctttgtgtttgttcccaCAGTTACGAGGAGTGCGTTGGCCCTGGTTTGACTCAGATCTACATACCGACAGATGACCCACCTCCTTACTCCCTATTTGACCCCTGCCAGAGGGGgccagagcagcaggagcagcctCACCACACCACAGAAGATCCTTCCCCCTACTGTGGAGAGACCTCAGCCAGTGCAGGCTGGTTCTCCTCCTCCCACTACCCGCTGGGACTGCAGGAGCAGGAGAATCAACACATCACATCCATCTCCTTCTCCCTGGAGACTGCGCCACCCTATGAGTCAGTGTTGGCAGAGCAGGTGCATCCCCTCCCTCTCATGCCATGTGACCTTTATAAACACCAGTCAGAGAGGGGGGAAGCAGGAGACTCCCAGCAACCAGGCGCGAGCCAGATCTCGTAGGACGGatctgtttgtctttctttttttttcacctgtacTGTTGGAAGTAAACAACACTTGCGACGTGTGGCACAAAGTGGCTGTTAGAAGCAGCTGTGACACCACACAATGGACACTAATGTGATGCTCACAGTTTCTAACACCTAACAAGGCCGGTCATGTACATCTCTGTGGACTGACGTGCAGCCAGCGCAGAGAGCCTGAAATGAAAACTTCAACATTTGACAAGTTTTCCTCATCCCAGTGATTCTCTTTTGGACAATGACTTCATCATTGTAATAACACCATTGTTTGTttaattagtttagtttagttcccCGTGTTTTCAGCTGGtcatttgtttgttagttttttttaggaCAGAGAGTCATGTGTCATGTTTGGCTGAATTTAAACTAACATGTATCATagtgtaggtgtgacagagaaataTTGAGTTAGAGTGTAGTTTAAagtaaacacaagcacacagactCCACCCCTCCCATTTATTTTGGTATGACCCACTGCCGTCGGTATATTTTTACGATGTTTTAGAGGACAGTATACGCAGTATGGTGTTGTATAGAGTACAACCTCCTTAACTACCAGCATACCCCTGCTGATTACCAGTCTTTGTAGTGAGTAAACATTTAGAGACAGACGTGTCCTAGTTAGGAGAATAACTTTGTGATGAAATGATTGTGACCAAAATAATACAGTCGTGTTTCCTCTGTAGTGCTGTTGTCCAAATTTCTGTCAAGGGCTCTGCTTTTAATATCAGTGCTGTAACGAGACCCAGCAGCAAAATGTAGCTCGGagccctcctctcctccacctcttgACAAGGTTGAGTTGATGCACCAGAAAAGTTACACACAAAACTGGAGACACTGAAGAttctgttttgtgtgtcagtTTCATTCTTATGGGAGAATAACCCACCGGCCTGAGTCCAGACATTTAGCAGTAGCTGTGCAAACGTCTTCATTTACCTGCAAAAGCAACAGCAGGTTTGTGTTGATTACATGTTTTCATCAGATGCAGAGACATGTGAACAGCACAGGGAAAAATGTCTTAAGTGATTGATTGTTTTGGCCTTTAAAATGAACCAAAAGTTGTCCAACTAACACCCACAAACAGAAACGCTTTTCTTGACCAATGATTTGTAAAATGAATTTCTCTATAACTGTGGTTGAATTATTTTTGATTGACTTGAATGAATTGCAAAGAAGTTCAAgtgtaaacaaaacatattGTGGCCAAAAAGTTGTTTAAGTGTATATTCAAATGCAACTACTCTGCATTTTAatgggtaaataaataaaaacagattaagaaaatgtgcaaaacagTGATGTGTAAACTTAGGTGTTGGAACAAATTGAGAGTGTTTGTTCTGGACTCTTGCCTCATTGCTTCTTGTCCTGTTGTCACTGAATCTGAACTGTAATAACTTACTTTTCTTGACTTTTCCCAAGACCTTTTACATAAACTCAACTTAAGCGTGACTACACAGACTTGATGTTATGTCTGAAACAGTGGAGAAGGATATAATCCGGGCAGCATGTGTGCAATTGAATATAATCAACAGTTCAGTGCAGCAGGTGCCAAAGTGTTCACCAGAGTCTGTGCTGCATCACCTCAAATCTCTGTATTTCACACTGTTTAACAGGCAGcacaaacactgaacattggGTGTTATCCTGGAGACACTTCAACCTGTAGACAAGACATCACCAGTTACCACTATAAGGCAGGAAGTCACATGAGGTAACCTTTAATAACCCTAACCATCATTTTAGAATAACTTGTCCATGTTGGTTTGTGACTTTTGGTCCTTTATTTAGAAACTAGCCTTCTTGTGACATTGTTTTTAGTGTTAAGAAACAATTTAGTGCCTAATAGCCCTCAGACTGTTAGCTTGAATTGTAGCCATAATGTGTCAATGCAATTAACACAGTGCTTTGTGCTGTATATGTAAGACGATCTTCCCACTATTTGAATACTGAAGAAGCCAAGGTTGTGATGACAGAGTTTATcaatgagaataaaaaaagacacatctTGACCATGCCACGCAATCATTGCAGCAATCAGCTTGCTTTTGTCATCGAGCTCAGTTTAGCAGCTACAGTTGAGTTTCCCATACAATCCACAACCTTTAGTTGTTGTTCCAGTTTTGAGTCACAGAGGTATCAGCTTCACTATAAGTGTAATCAACCATCTTGGTGGGATCATTCTTTTTCTCCTCATATCTTTCATTgttcctctttccttttttccccctcgcaGGATTCAAGGAATCTTCAAATTTGGTAGAGTCATGTCGTTATCACTTGTCACTCGTTATTTGATGATACTTCTGTCGCCGTGGATGAGCTTTAAACACATACAGATGATAGATTTTGTCTATAACGTATGTAAATCAATCATCGATAGCTATGTGTAATGTTTAATTGGCCTGATCAAATTAATGTCACgtgtaaatgtattaattatgCTGATGCACTCAGTTAATACAACATTACTGACGAAAGtcattggagaaaaaaaaaccttagaAAAAGGAGTGCAGTCACCAACATTAGCTTTCTGCATCAGCTGATTTCTTAAACAGCACATTAAATGAACAGAATAAACATGTACTCATTTAAATAACTAGagtataatgtttttatattactTCGTAACGTGACTACTTTATTAAAGTAGGTTTCAATAAAGTCGGTTACTTGGTGTACAActagtatttatatttatatttcaaataaatcCTATTGTtcataatttagttttttctgcTGTATTACAATCTGTGTAGCAACAAGAAAAATGCTATATGTTTGGTTTAAAAGATGCTGTGACATAAATATTACCTTTTGTAATTATGTCATAATTACAAAAACTCAGTATTTACCAGTGTTATGTTATATTTGTAACATGTGTCTTGATGTCGTCCAGTGTTGAACATTGACTTGACattgatttacacacacaaacccccccTTGCACTCTCTCACTATGgcccaccagggggcgctgctgcAAAACTACATAATGACATTCATGGgtatcactctttttttttgtaataagaCACATGCACAAGAAGCAAATTAACAAGTTTGATCCTGGATATCAGTGAGACAGTAAGGTCCActctgctgtatgtgtgtgtgtatatggtaAGGGGAATGTTAAGGCTAAAGCCTATTAGATAAGaggaaaagtaaaaagtaaagatTAAAGTTGTCCGTATCTGAGAATTAGTGTAGAATTTCCAGATCAGCATAATGGACAAACGTGTTGTCAGCTGGGTTAGCGGCCGTGTTGTTGGTGCGTTTGCTGTTAGTAGATTGTGTAAGTGTCAATCATGTGTAAATCACCTCCCATGTTTTTCCTCCTTGCTCCTTTCTCACATCATCTTTCAAGACATCAGACTTCCTGTATAAATAAGGACCAGTGGTTAATGATGTCTCTTAATGTTCTGTATTAGAGGTTTtgttaacgtttttttttcttctgtagagAAGAGTGAATAAACCAGAACTCTTATAGCAACCTGAGTGGCTGATGATGGAGGCAAacgcaaacgcacacacacacacacacacacacacacaaagacccaCGTCACACTGGAAATGCCCTTGCCTTGATGCAAGAGTGGTAAAATCTGCACCtgaccaaataaaataaacccagataaataaatataaaacatacgTTAGAATAAAATTAACACCTTGATAGCAACATTGGGGATTgcttgatttatgtaaaaataaatatgatttaCTTTCACACTCCTGAGAACAAACAGCATAAAGAGGCCAAACTGGAAACTTGGAAACTGGAGGAAACTTTGAAAGTTTTGATGAGAAATAACAAGATATCAttgaaaagaaagataaaacCCTTAAATGTGTAAAGATTTCCTCTTAttcacacatttcaaacactttcaaatACTTCTGTGACAGTTAATAATGATCAGATTCAAATCGGTAACAATCGGTAACTATCATTCTAAAGGTTAAGGTCAAAATATAAGACAGCAGTAAAAGATTGGtgccaaacaaagacaaagtaaTAGACAGTACTAGGCCGATCAGATGTCTTTAGAAAAAGGGTTAACAAAAGAATGCAGCCAGCTGATCAAAAACAGAGATGAGACTAAACCACAGGTGTGGCACCAAAAAAACTATGTAACTGTGTAAATATTCACTTGTCACGGACTCAGATagttctgcttctttttcatcTTCTACTTTAATGCTGGTTAGCAACCCCCCCGAGTGTGGATCAGAGATTTAAACCTGCCTATTAATCCCATTTGcttaatataataaaagaaaatgtgcttttgatTCCTGGAGTTTTGATTATCTAAGCCTGCGCCCTCAGCTATGTTACAGTTACAGACCCAAGACAAAGAGATTGCAAGGTGTGATTCGTGTTAGGTCTGATACATATAgttagttatagttatagttaatAAGTAAGCATTGAAACAGAGTATGGTTTGTGTCTTATcgtataatataaaatatggcTGCTTATAGTGAaccaggtctggttataagaatgtgtgaGGAGTTAAACTTCacaaggaaggagagagaaaaaaacaacaaagaaaacctGTGTCACTGAACTTCAActacaaaaacaaccacagggACAAAGGTTTCTGGCTGCTATCTGTCAGTCAATCACTTCTGTCAAGAAATGAATACTTGTTACACTTCAGTgagaggtttatttttagcttttacTTTGCTTTAAACTGAACTGGGTGGTTTGTCCAGATGCTTTTCAACAAACAGACATACGTCCCGGCACAAAGACTGTCAGTCTGGTATTTTGAAGTCATAACCAGCTGAATCACACAACTGTTGCTGTGTTTTAGAGCAGAGGTGAGTTATGGTTTTAAATGTCTCACTGCAGATTTTTATAAGAAACATTCATTTGATCACAGAACAGAAGACAGCATTACTCTCTTGTAGAAAATGAAAGCCAAGACTGTGATCCTGCTCTTTGCTCTTGTGGTCTTGGTCAAAGCAACAGCCGCTGATccgtctgatgatgatgaagatgaagatggtgACAACCTAGGTATGTCCTGTGTGTACTGGTGAAAACTCACATACATGGAGCTATTGCTTTACATTCAACTAaatcttcatgtgttttttgcCGACCACACCTGTAGTAATTGAAGAGGACGAGGCCTTGAAAACAATATTTGATTCTGATGCTGAAGATTCACCAGGTTAGGCTTTTCCCCCACTTCTCTTTGTGTTTATGCTCCAAATCAGAGTTTCAGGATTTCATTCTTTTGCTGGGATTTCACAAGGATTTGAGGAGACTAATTACAGAGCAATGTGTTGTAGTTTAACGTCGTGGCAAAGTGGTTCTGACCTCATAGTCACGTGGAAATCACTCAACATTCAAAGCAacaatccatttttatttattataaaagtaaaagaCCACCAAACTGCATTGTTTAATTGTCTCCACAAATACTACATTTGTTTCCATTGATGTGACTCAGATTGGAATGAATAAGAAACTATTTGAGTCATGTGACTGGTCATCTGTGCGTATACCAAAGTGGTCTTCATTCCTTGTAGTTACACATGTTAACCACTACATGGTGCACCACTGtttcacagtttaaaaatgtacagtatgagcAAAGTGTAGTGAtggtttatgtttatgtgtaaatataagAGCAGTTCAAATGCACACATTAGTCTGAAATTAAGGAGTTGTTGGGAAGTGTCATTACTGTTGCTTCTCAAGATGAAACGGTTCAGGTTTGTGCAGAGAAGACTGAAGAAGATGTCATTTAttcaaaggattttaaaagaaaaaaatgatatcaGTGCTGAATTGCAAACATGTTCCATTTTCTTTacacaacatcattttaaaaaaaaagatgccatTCAGATATAGCACATGC includes the following:
- the bean1 gene encoding protein BEAN1, yielding MLMKLICSVSSNQSHGEYPDCRSERESGGEASLLVSPLVVAGIVIGLVLFLSCITIIIGSLRKDSRLRNPHLRASYGPDGFSYGGSVGELRSTCLEDFPPGLDFDSYRETLSQVNNMYPDSPPRYEECVGPGLTQIYIPTDDPPPYSLFDPCQRGPEQQEQPHHTTEDPSPYCGETSASAGWFSSSHYPLGLQEQENQHITSISFSLETAPPYESVLAEQVHPLPLMPCDLYKHQSERGEAGDSQQPGASQIS